Proteins encoded within one genomic window of Fusarium musae strain F31 chromosome 4, whole genome shotgun sequence:
- a CDS encoding hypothetical protein (EggNog:ENOG41~BUSCO:EOG09264JK1), whose protein sequence is MEGYPNAAANFSKEANLEPHQDTQYIIARQEIQNCIHSGDIKTAITTLNEFDPQILDGDKALHFTLLRLQLIELIRACNATGDIQPALTFATEELGPKAPTNPKFLEDLERTMALLLIPSDAREPQLAALLEPELRREVADSVNRAILERQSRRREAAIRQLVRMRVWAENTARDKRKNLPDRLDIGLNGEEPDSPRPHTGNGHDPMITT, encoded by the exons ATGGAAGGGTATCCGAATGCGGCAGCAAACTTTTCCAAGGAAGCCAATCTTGAACCTCATCAGGACACGCAGTACATCATAGCGAGGCAGGAAATCCAGAACTGCATCCACAGTGGTGATATTAAGACTGCGATTACGACACTCAATGAGTTTGACCCACAG ATTCTAGATGGAGATAAGGCACTGCATTTTACCTTGCTACGACTTCAACTCATTGAACTCATCCGCGCTTGTAATGCGACTGGGGATATTCAACCAGCCCTCACTTTCGCTACTGAGGAACTAGGCCCCAAAGCACCCACGAACCCCAAGTTTCTGGAAGACTTGGAGAGGACCATGGCGCTGCTCTTGATTCCTTCTGACGCGCGCGAGCCCCAGTTGGCAGCGTTGCTAGAGCCAGAGTTGCGACGAGAAGTTGCAGACAGCGTAAATCGGGCCATCCTTGAAAGACAATCCCGAAGACGTGAAGCAGCTATTCGCCAGCTCGTCAGAATGCGTGTCTGGGCCGAAAACACTGCCCGGGATAAGCGTAAAAACTTACCTGACCGACTGGATATTGGCTTGAACGGAGAAGAACCCGACAGCCCTAGACCTCACACCGGAAACGGCCATGACCCCATGATTACAACGTGA
- the NUO21 gene encoding NADH:ubiquinone oxidoreductase 21kD subunit (EggNog:ENOG41) — translation MAALRSQSAARMLRSAAAPRVALSAAPRRFQSNVTQASGTITGPVTSEPDYNIEADKATSTFTPVPRSIQQGNEEILPAAVISGAPMELQARTVRIYQEAKPATQSGDWRGRRWRMDWDILPKGHRWENPLIGWQSSGDFMQGTHINFSSKEDAIHFAEKQGYEYFVQEPNSRKFAPKAYANNFLYSARKLKHIRTK, via the exons ATGGCCGCCCTCCGATCTCAGAGTGCGGCTCGTATGCTGCGAAGCGCTGCTGCGCCCAGAGTCGCCCTCTCCGCCGCACCCCGACGATTCCAGAGCAACGTCACTCAGGCCAGCGGCACCATCACTGGCCCTGTTACCAGCGAGCCCGACTACAATATCGAAGCTGACAAGGCTACCTC CACCTTCACACCTGTCCCTCGATCCATCCAGCAAGGCAACGAAGAGATCCTTCCCGCTGCTGTGATCTCAGGCGCTCCCATGGAACTCCAGGCCCGAACAGTTCG CATCTACCAGGAAGCTAAGCCAGCGACTCAGTCCGGCGACTGGCGCGGTCGACGCTGGCGAATGGATTGGGATATTCTTCCCAAGGGTCATCGATGGGAGAACCCGTTGATCGGTTGGCAATCTTCGGGAGATTTTATGCAAGGTACCCACATCAACTTCTCGAGCAAGGAGGATGCTATTCACTTTGCTGAGAAGCAGGGCTACGAGTACTTTGTTCAGGAGCCAAACTCTCGCAAGTTTGCACCTAAGGCTTATGCCAACAACTTCCTGTACTCTGCCAGAAAGCTCAAGCATATCAGGACGAAATAG
- a CDS encoding hypothetical protein (EggNog:ENOG41~BUSCO:EOG09265FTN): MSFVTRRALSTLIPPKVASPKAIGAAPDAIRMQRVVSFYEKLPRGSAPEVKAKGLLGRYQAKHFGKNPTGKPIIHLIVFLVSIGYVQNYYFHLRHHKNNAH; the protein is encoded by the exons ATGAGCTTCGTCACTCGCCGAGCGCTCTCGACGCTCATCCCCCCCAAG GTCGCTTCTCCTAAG GCCATTGGCGCTGCTCCTGATGCTATCCGCATGCAGCGTGTCGTCAGCTTCTACGAGAAGCTCCCCCGAGGTTCCGCCCCCGAGGTCAAGGCTAAGGGTCTCCTCGGCCGATACCAGGCCAAGCACTTCGGCAAGAACCCCACTGGCAAGC CCATCATTCACCTGATTGTCTTCCTTGTCAGCATCGGTTACGTCCAGAACTACTACTTCCACCTTC GCCACCACAAGAACAACGCTCACTAA
- a CDS encoding hypothetical protein (BUSCO:EOG09260JT9), producing MATPSSDAGFMMSDAPSRAAPTPRRNMGFPSSSSARPRGPPSENMGAPSDDEGDGFADDQVPRSSRIPNSTEISRVEDRIGLLVQEHFESFIENFAEDPISAPTPSAPTPSAVTTDKYYVAQIKGMRTYSLSTFYVDYRHLAAWENGSLADGVMRQYYRFLPFLTAALHNMIAKYEPMYFREHRQPTASSNLTTSAASHLGSASQSESSHRKNEHQQTDKLFSIAFYNLPLVSRVRALRAANIGQLLSISGTVTRTSEVRPELSVATFTCEACRTVVPNVEQTFRYTEPTQCPNSTCQNRVAWQLDIRRSTFVDWQKVRIQENSSEIPTGSMPRTMDVILRGEIVDRAKAGEKCIFTGALIVVPDVSQLGLPGLRPTAIRDDRNAPRGADAGGSGISGLKALGVRDLTYRLAFLACMVNPDTSTSGRSAASGAADVVNALTQNTANEGEQSVEDAQAAVLASMNPSEIEDLRAMVHGDHIYSRLVQSIAPMVYGHEVVKKGLLLQLMSGVPKSTAEGMQLRGDINICIVGDPSTSKSQFLKYVCSFAPRAVYTSGKASSAAGLTAAVVKDEETGEFTIEAGALMLADNGVCAIDEFDKMDIADQVAIHEAMEQQTISIAKAGIQATLNARTSILAAANPVGGRYNRKTTLRANINMSAPIMSRFDLFFVVLDECNEQVDRHLAEHIVGIHQLRDEAVEPEFSTEQLQRYIRFAKTFRPEFTEEAKDVLVEKYKELRADDAQGGVGKNSYRITVRQLESMIRLSEAIAKVNCVEEISTEMVVEAYNLLRQSIISVEHDDVEVYDEEPEEDSETLLRAADAASGRGQEHDAVMEEDDTQPGRSSAVPERRKQTITYDNYIKMVNMFVQHITDAEVGNNEGVNGEELANWYLEQKEDELQGEEDYHREKALANMVLKKMVKENILMALRGEGLTDGEASSSTDPSQIMYIVHPNCAVEEV from the exons ATGGCTACTCCCTCGAGTGATGCCGGCTTCATGATGTCGGATGCCCCCTCGCGGGCTGCCCCGACCCCTAGACGCAATATGGGCTTcccctcgtcctcctcagcacGCCCACGAGGACCTCCTTCAGAGAATATGGGTGCCCCaagcgatgatgagggtgATGGATTTGCGGATGATCAGGTTCcacgaagctcaaggatcCCGAATTCCACCGAGATCAGTCGTGTTGAGGACAGAATTGGCCTGCTGGTTCAGGAACACTTTGAGTCCTTTATCGAGAA CTTTGCCGAGGATCCTATCAGTGCCCCGACACCAAGTGCGCCTACTCCCAGCGCTGTCACTACAGACAAGTACTATGTCGCCCAGATCAAAGGCATGCGCACATACTCGCTTTCGACATTCTACGTCGATTATAGGCATCTGGCTGCATGGGAGAATGGCAGTTTGGCAGATGGTGTTATGCGCCAATACTATCGGTTCCTCCCCTTTCTCACCGCTGCTTTACACAACATGATTGCAAAGTACGAGCCAATGTACTTCCGCGAACATCGCCAGCCCACAGCCTCGAGCAATCTCACGACTTCTGCGGCCAGTCATCTCGGCTCTGCCAGCCAGTCCGAGTCGTCACACCGCAAGAACGAGCACCAACAAACCGACAAGCTCTTCTCTATCGCATTCTACAACTTGCCTCTAGTCTCCAGAGTCCGTGCCCTCCGAGCCGCCAACATTGGCCAGCTTCTTTCCATCTCTGGAACAGTCACTCGAACATCCGAAGTCCGTCCCGAGTTGTCTGTCGCTACTTTCACCTGCGAGGCTTGTCGCACCGTTGTGCCAAATGTTGAGCAGACCTTTCGATACACGGAACCTACGCAATGCCCCAACTCGACATGCCAGAACCGTGTGGCCTGGCAACTCGACATTCGCCGCAGTACCTTTGTCGATTGGCAGAAGGTTCGAATTCAGGAGAATAGTTCCGAGATTCCTACAGGCAGCATGCCTCGAACTATGGACGTTATTCTGCGTGGTGAGATTGTTGATCGCGCCAAGGCTGGAGAGAAGTGCATCTTCACTGGTGCCCTGATCGTCGTTCCTGATGTCAGTCAACTCGGCCTTCCAGGACTGCGACCGACTGCTATCCGTGACGACCGCAATGCGCCTAGAGGAGCCGATGCCGGTGGAAGTGGAATCAGCGGTCTTAAGGCTCTGGGTGTACGAGACTTGACATATCGTCTTGCCTTCCTTGCCTGCATGGTGAACCCGGACACTTCGACCTCTGGTCGGTCGGCTGCCAGTGGTGCTGCCGATGTTGTCAATGCTTTGACACAGAACACAGCCAACGAGGGAGAGCAGTCAGTGGAAGATGCCCAAGCTGCTGTTCTAGCATCCATGAACCCCTCTGAAATTGAGGACCTGCGAGCAATGGTCCACGGTGACCATATCTATTCCCGTCTTGTGCAATCTATTGCTCCCATGGTCTACGGCCATGAGGTCGTCAAGAAGGGTCTGCTGCTCCAGCTCATGTCTGGTGTCCCCAAGAGCACAGCTGAGGGTATGCAACTTCGAGGTGATATCAACATTTGCATCGTCGGTGATCCTTCCACTTCCAAGTCTCAGTTCTTGAAATACGTGTGCTCTTTTGCGCCTCGTGCTGTTTACACCAGTGGCAAGGCGTCATCTGCCGCCGGTCTTACTGCTGCAGTggtcaaggatgaagagacagGTGAATTTACCATCGAGGCTGGTGCGCTCATGCTGGCAGATAATGGCGTCTGTGCTATTGATGAGTTCGACAAGATGGATATCGCAGATCAAGTCGCCATTCACGAAGCTATGGAACAGCAGACCATCTCGATCGCAAAGGCCGGTATTCAAGCTACGCTGAATGCCCGAACCAGTATTCTTGCAGCTGCTAACCCTGTCGGTGGTCGTTACAACCGCAAGACGACCCTCCGCGCTAACATCAACATGTCGGCACCTATCATGTCCCGTTTCGATCTCTTCTTTGTTGTCCTCGACGAGTGTAACGAACAAGTCGACCGCCACTTGGCAGAGCACATTGTTGGCATCCACCAATTGCGTGACGAGGCTGTTGAGCCCGAGTTCAGCACAGAACAACTTCAGCGATACATCCGTTTTGCAAAGACTTTCCGACCTGAGTTTACCgaagaggccaaggatgTCCTCGTGGAGAAGTACAAGGAACTTCGCGCCGACGATGCCCAAGGAGGCGTGGGCAAGAACTCGTACCGAATTACAGTCCGTCAGCTCGAGAGTATGATTCGTCTCTCCGAGGCTATTGCAAAGGTCAACTGTGTGGAAGAGATCAGCACTGAGATGGTTGTCGAGGCTTATAACCTCCTGCGACAGAGTATCATATCTGTCGAGCACGATGACGTTGAGGTGTACGACGAGGAACCCGAAGAAGATAGCGAGACACTTCTCCGTGCCGCTGATGCTGCCTCCGGCCGTGGTCAAGAACACGACGCAGTcatggaggaagatgatacACAGCCTGGCCGTAGCAGTGCTGTCCCTGAAAGAAGGAAGCAAACAATCACATACGACAACTACATCAAGATGGTCAACATGTTTGTTCAGCATATCACCGATGCTGAGGTCGGCAACAACGAAGGTGTTAACGGCGAGGAATTGGCCAACTGGTACCTGGAGCAGAAGGAGGATGAGCTCCAAGGCGAGGAGGATTATCACAGAGAAAAGGCTCTCGCCAACATGGTGCTCAAAAAGATGGTCAAG GAAAACATCCTCATGGCTCTCCGCGGCGAAGGCCTCACAGATGGTGaagcaagctcttcaacagaTCCCTCCCAAATCATGTATATTGTGCACCCCAACTGTGCGGTCGAGGAGGTCTAA
- a CDS encoding hypothetical protein (EggNog:ENOG41), giving the protein MSTVKFQCPPYKLFEPDYHPQKPIIVGVDDRLESPDTIALRYEEAARAETGGDPRGDSPPRLLEMATYTKAQLPSMHAGYDVARYQDAGYEQYSTQSYPTQQQSDKFAHLNQQSFASNSAAVAQYMPSGPTVLSCQPATGVFGTKVYVKLSSQYDLFSLSTPIPTWFLVFGSEKCSAQDVSRDIQEGSGFIYTCTGDAPQFLVTNCANSNVPLSLVLDGPSGEEISRIPVGTFQYLEGSGDDITRSTKMPKHEDAAPATTIDQPSTSPKGEPQLPSEPGTNTYEYPPQQGQYANTFPQANSDMISTYNRSTSFTDPHYHRRPTTGWSPYPSTLGSTGRGPGGLDTSLVGRPPLTPLGMSSPSHSNGAPQLVRTSTITANAGNNTSYHPISLYSGKAVLKISGKLESMAENWTSEEWANRRRIVLFRKTQKGSTVNATCQPVSVNERPTNSICISCIWWAEKGECYVTSVDTIHLLEQLVAAPNRFSVEEKNRIRRNLEGFHPQTVSKAKPDSEEFFKIIMGFPNPKPRNIEKDVKVFPWKILESALKKIIGKYSVNPSTPVPPPMMSQTNGGYAPLPTPPGQSMAPAHPDVHTQYSLPQHHDSIPSPRSLSGSQPSWTPYTTAPGYSTAASRTLSPGLRHHSPQQPPLRINTTPLPAVSTYDSRSGGYGTSGLHTPLSHHPPTATPPRWDPTPATYPEGYPSLTSQTAQPVYGAAGYAEPAPRA; this is encoded by the exons ATGTCTACTGTCAAGTTCCAGTGTCCTCCCTACAAGCTTTTTGAG CCTGACTACCATCCGCAAAAGCCCATCATCGTCGGAGTTGACGACAGGCTTGAATCGCCTGACACGATCGCGCTTCGTTACGAAGAAGCTGCTCGAGCAGAGACCGGGGGAGACCCACGAGGGGACTCCCCTCCTAGGCTCTTGGAGATGGCAACTTACACTAAGGCCCAGCTGCCTTCCATGCATG CTGGTTACGATGTGGCCCGATACCAAGATGCAGGTTACGAACAGTACTCAACGCAGAGCTACCCGACTCAGCAGCAATCCGACAAGTTTGCTCACTTGAACCAGCAATCTTTTGCATCCAACAGTGCTGCTGTGGCACAGTATATGCCTTCTGGCCCTACAGTTTTATCTTGCCAACCTGCAACGGGTGTTTTTGGCACCAAGGTTTATGTCAAACTCTCTTCCCAATACGATTTGTTCTCGTTGTCGACACCAATTCCAACATGGTTCTTGGTGTTCGGGTCTGAGAAGTGCTCTGCCCAAGACGTCTCTCGAGATATACAAGAGGGGTCAGGGTTTATCTACACTTGCACTGGAGATGCGCCTCAGTTTCTGGTCACAAACTGTGCAAACAGTAATGTGCCGTTGTCACTCGTGCTCGACGGTCCTTCTGGAGAAGAAATTTCTCGCATCCCCGTTGGTACTTTTCAGTATCTCGAAGGGTCCGGGGATGACATCACGAGGTCAACTAAGATGCCTAAGCATGAGGACGCGGCACCTGCCACCACGATCGATCAGCCGAGTACCTCACCCAAAGGTGAGCCTCAGCTACCATCAGAGCCTGGTACAAATACCTACGAATATCCACCTCAGCAAGGACAATATGCCAATACATTCCCACAAGCAAACAGCGACATGATTAGTACTTACAACAGAAGCACGAGCTTCACGGACCCTCACTACCATCGGCGTCCAACGACGGGATGGAGTCCTTATCCGAGCACGCTGGGTAGCACAGGGAGAGGCCCCGGTGGATTGGACACTTCCTTGGTTGGACGCCCGCCTTTGACACCCTTGGGCATGTCTTCTCCGTCTCACTCTAACGGTGCTCCTCAGCTTGTCCGAACCAGCACCATCACTGCCAATGCTGGAAACAACACAAGTTATCATCCTATCTCGCTTTATTCTGGCAAGGCTGTTTTGAAGATCTCAGGCAAGCTGGAATCGATGGCCGAGAACTGGACATCAGAGGAGTGGGCTAACCGTCGTCGGATTGTCCTCTTCCGCAAGACACAAAAGGGATCTACAGTTAACGCCACCTGCCAACCGGTAAGCGTCAATGAGCGACCAACCAACAGCATCTGCATATCATGCATCTGGTGGGCCGAAAAAGGCGAGTGTTATGTCACATCGGTCGACACTATTCACCTTCTCGAGCAGCTGGTCGCCGCGCCGAACCGTTTCAgtgtcgaggagaagaaccgTATTCGCCGTAACTTGGAGGGCTTCCATCCGCAGACAGTCTCCAAGGCTAAGCCAGATAGCGaggagttcttcaagatcatcatgggcTTTCCCAACCCCAAGCCCCGCAACATTGAGAAGGACGTCAAGGTATTCCCATGGAAAATTCTTGAATCTGCCCTCAAGAAGATTATCGGCAAGTACAGCGTCAATCCCAGCACGCCGGTTCCTCCCCCAATGATGAGCCAGACCAACGGAGGGTATGCGCCTTTGCCCACGCCTCCTGGGCAAAGCATGGCCCCAGCTCATCCTGATGTCCATACGCAATACTCGCTCCCTCAGCATCACGACTCGATACCTTCCCCTCGATCACTATCAGGCTCTCAACCTAGTTGGACGCCGTACACTACAGCTCCGGGATACTCTACGGCTGCATCTCGAACGCTGAGCCCTGGTCTTCGCCATCACAGTCCGCAGCAGCCGCCTCTGCGTATCAACACAACACCCCTGCCAGCAGTTTCGACTTACGACAGCCGAAGCGGAGGATATGGAACAAGCGGTTTGCATACCCCGCTGAGCCATCACCCACCGACTGcaactcctcctcgatgGGACCCCACGCCTGCAACATACCCAGAGGGCTATCCCAGCCTGACATCACAGACAGCTCAGCCAGTGTACGGTGCAGCGGGATATGCAGAACCTGCACCAAGAGCATGA